A window from Bdellovibrionales bacterium encodes these proteins:
- a CDS encoding sulfite exporter TauE/SafE family protein: MSQLLLPLAILTSSFLGSWHCAGMCGPFAALTGSRGQLWHYHLGRLLVYASLGVLAGFFGDFVMSSEFGWVRMIGAVLLGFTLIALGLQYLFAFDWGKRSHFFAATFFQNLYRRLRAWKFGRSSFVIGLLAGLLPCMWLYTYVIAASASKSPFAGGLLMVLFWLGGLPALSAVSLMVRPSMLKSNIRKQRIAGGVLVVSGLYALGSHWLF; this comes from the coding sequence ATGAGCCAGCTTCTGTTGCCTTTGGCGATCCTCACCTCGAGTTTTCTCGGCAGCTGGCACTGCGCCGGGATGTGTGGGCCATTTGCGGCTCTGACGGGATCGCGCGGGCAACTCTGGCATTACCACCTCGGCCGTTTGCTGGTGTATGCAAGCCTCGGTGTGCTTGCCGGATTCTTCGGAGACTTCGTGATGAGCTCTGAGTTTGGCTGGGTCCGCATGATCGGCGCGGTTCTGCTGGGCTTCACGTTGATTGCCCTCGGTTTACAGTACTTGTTTGCTTTTGATTGGGGAAAGCGCTCGCACTTTTTTGCGGCGACTTTTTTTCAAAACCTCTATCGGCGTCTTCGCGCCTGGAAATTCGGCCGCAGCAGTTTTGTCATTGGGCTTCTTGCCGGTCTGCTCCCATGCATGTGGCTTTACACCTACGTCATTGCCGCTTCCGCGAGCAAAAGCCCCTTTGCCGGGGGCCTTCTGATGGTTTTGTTCTGGCTGGGAGGACTCCCGGCTTTGAGCGCCGTTTCCTTGATGGTGCGCCCGTCTATGCTCAAATCAAATATACGCAAGCAGAGGATTGCCGGCGGCGTCCTCGTCGTGTCTGGGCTCTATGCTTTGGGCTCCCATTGGCTGTTTTAA
- a CDS encoding c-type cytochrome, with product MSDDIKNQINDPLTDHEYDGIQEYDNPLPTWWLWTFFFTIIFAFLYFIHYEVGGGPTLKDELAVAMKNLESAAAQHAPAVTETEELLAEEMKNPKLAELGAVTFTNKCAACHGPQLGGLIGPNLTDNFWLHGKGTRMDIAGVIRKGVPEKGMPPWESMLSKDEVYGLTAYILSKKGSNPPNAKAPQGDEIK from the coding sequence ATGAGCGACGACATCAAAAACCAAATCAACGATCCTCTGACAGATCATGAATACGACGGGATTCAGGAGTACGACAATCCACTCCCAACCTGGTGGCTTTGGACTTTCTTTTTCACAATCATCTTTGCCTTCCTCTACTTCATTCACTATGAAGTAGGTGGTGGACCGACTTTAAAAGACGAACTCGCTGTCGCGATGAAGAATCTGGAATCGGCAGCGGCTCAGCATGCACCAGCTGTGACTGAAACTGAAGAGCTGCTTGCTGAAGAAATGAAAAATCCAAAATTGGCTGAGCTCGGCGCAGTGACTTTCACCAATAAATGCGCCGCCTGTCACGGCCCTCAACTGGGCGGACTCATCGGTCCTAATTTGACCGATAATTTCTGGCTCCATGGCAAAGGAACTCGCATGGACATCGCCGGCGTCATTCGCAAAGGCGTGCCTGAAAAAGGAATGCCGCCCTGGGAAAGCATGCTGTCAAAAGATGAAGTCTACGGCTTAACCGCGTATATTTTGTCGAAAAAGGGCAGCAACCCGCCAAATGCGAAAGCACCTCAAGGTGATGAAATTAAATAG
- a CDS encoding heavy metal translocating P-type ATPase, whose amino-acid sequence MDQLSSSPAYAGHGQCVYCKSLVSDGSQFCCSACEALYKLETAEDKGINSGHFEKLLEKHQALSQIPAKSLTFYAEGLHCSSCVHLLERLPEFSAHIAEARVHFGESTVHVILKPGSPATAWVEVAAMIEELGYRPTALIASQDVREKQKRENRLALQRIGVAGACAGNMMLFVVPVYGGLEGSMAVLFNWMSFVLFLPILFYSARPFYQGAWNFLKYRVINVDLPIVIAMFSGFFLSTYNLIRGEGPVYFDSTASFLFLILASRYLLKRVQQKYLHQDALLEGIEGRRDLQPGTEITILQGEKIPADGILLSPQAEVDMSLFNGESLPEQFREGMTLFAGSRLLSPEARLRVEKTALETRWGKILQQLRSDSVQKSRFITLSDKLAQGLIAGVTGLAILFFIFYARIDFNQALERALALIVIACPCALAFGSPLAYGLSLRKAQKAGILIRHADVFEKLQDVRNIFFDKTGTLTEGTLTLSSIKGDLSEEDKKIILALEGQSTHPVAFALRRAWKNLAGLSSSLEDRRELLGQGVFGRLGNRRYSLTRSQNSHNQDSLVVEYSCDGLVKAHLFFYDPLRSESKEILTKLQDFDLHILSGDKNQRVSKIAQECGIPNNQCYAEMSPEQKLDVIQYSFHSCMIGDGANDALALKAADVGIAVKGSVDLSLMSADVYFTRGGLAPFYELLQIARDARFTVRRNLAISLMYNTFGGALALGGFVSPMVAAILMPVSSVLILLSSIRGTR is encoded by the coding sequence ATGGATCAATTATCTTCATCTCCGGCATATGCTGGCCACGGACAATGTGTTTACTGCAAGAGCCTCGTCTCTGACGGTTCACAATTCTGCTGCTCTGCTTGCGAGGCTTTGTACAAGCTTGAGACCGCTGAAGATAAAGGCATTAACTCTGGTCATTTCGAAAAACTCCTGGAAAAGCACCAGGCCCTTTCCCAAATTCCTGCAAAGAGTCTTACATTTTACGCAGAAGGGCTTCACTGCTCTTCCTGCGTCCATCTTTTAGAGCGCCTTCCAGAGTTTAGCGCTCACATCGCCGAAGCCCGCGTTCATTTCGGCGAATCCACCGTGCATGTCATTTTAAAACCGGGCTCTCCGGCGACCGCATGGGTGGAAGTCGCCGCGATGATCGAAGAGCTCGGCTATCGCCCCACAGCCTTGATTGCAAGTCAGGACGTGCGTGAGAAACAAAAACGAGAAAACCGCCTTGCTTTGCAACGGATTGGCGTCGCCGGGGCCTGCGCCGGAAACATGATGCTTTTTGTGGTGCCAGTGTACGGCGGCCTTGAAGGTTCCATGGCCGTGCTCTTTAACTGGATGAGCTTTGTTCTTTTTTTGCCGATTCTGTTCTATTCAGCCCGTCCCTTTTATCAGGGCGCATGGAATTTTCTTAAATACCGCGTGATCAACGTTGATTTACCCATCGTGATCGCGATGTTCTCAGGATTCTTCTTATCTACTTACAACTTGATTCGCGGCGAAGGACCGGTCTATTTCGATTCAACCGCGAGCTTCTTGTTCTTAATTCTTGCCAGCAGATATCTGCTGAAGCGCGTGCAGCAGAAATACTTGCACCAAGATGCCCTGCTTGAAGGCATCGAAGGCCGCCGCGATCTTCAGCCCGGAACTGAAATCACGATTCTTCAAGGAGAGAAAATCCCCGCCGACGGCATTTTACTGAGTCCGCAAGCCGAAGTGGATATGTCTCTGTTTAATGGTGAATCTCTTCCAGAACAATTCCGCGAAGGCATGACTTTGTTTGCGGGAAGCCGACTTCTAAGTCCTGAAGCCCGTCTGCGTGTTGAAAAAACCGCTCTCGAGACTCGCTGGGGCAAAATCCTTCAACAATTGCGCTCTGATTCTGTTCAAAAAAGCCGCTTCATCACTCTTTCAGACAAACTCGCGCAAGGACTGATCGCCGGAGTCACGGGCCTTGCCATTTTATTTTTCATCTTTTATGCAAGAATTGATTTCAATCAAGCTCTCGAGCGTGCGTTAGCTCTGATCGTCATTGCCTGCCCTTGCGCTCTTGCGTTCGGTTCACCCCTTGCCTATGGGCTGTCATTACGGAAAGCACAGAAAGCCGGCATCCTTATCCGTCACGCCGATGTTTTTGAAAAACTTCAGGATGTTAGAAATATCTTTTTTGATAAAACCGGCACTCTCACTGAAGGGACTTTGACACTTTCATCGATTAAAGGCGATCTTTCAGAGGAAGATAAGAAAATCATCTTGGCACTTGAAGGTCAAAGCACTCATCCGGTCGCGTTTGCCCTTCGTCGTGCCTGGAAGAATCTTGCGGGCTTATCCTCTTCTCTGGAAGATCGCCGCGAACTTCTTGGTCAAGGAGTCTTTGGCCGCCTCGGGAACCGACGTTATTCCCTGACCCGCTCGCAAAATTCTCATAATCAAGACTCACTGGTTGTGGAGTACAGCTGTGACGGACTGGTTAAAGCACATCTTTTCTTTTATGATCCTCTTCGCAGCGAAAGCAAAGAGATTCTAACAAAGCTACAAGACTTCGATTTGCATATTCTTTCGGGAGATAAAAACCAACGAGTCAGTAAGATCGCTCAAGAGTGTGGAATTCCCAATAACCAATGCTATGCCGAAATGAGTCCCGAACAAAAACTGGATGTCATTCAATACTCTTTTCATAGCTGCATGATTGGTGACGGTGCCAACGATGCCCTTGCTTTAAAAGCCGCCGATGTCGGTATCGCTGTCAAAGGCAGCGTCGATTTGAGCCTGATGTCGGCCGATGTCTATTTTACCCGCGGTGGTTTGGCTCCTTTCTACGAGCTTTTGCAAATCGCCCGCGATGCTCGTTTCACTGTCAGACGTAATCTCGCCATTTCTCTTATGTATAACACTTTCGGCGGAGCTCTCGCGCTCGGCGGATTCGTCAGCCCCATGGTGGCGGCGATTCTCATGCCGGTGAGCTCCGTTCTGATTCTTTTGTCATCCATCCGGGGGACCCGATGA
- a CDS encoding efflux RND transporter periplasmic adaptor subunit, translating to MKAWGFAGLLLAGSVSWAATDTIPVVQIKKVELTENSESLSYPARVESRVSGAILAEVEGVVRDVVTLGTHVKKGQVLFKIQQLDPVYQYAPAKIVAPVSGVVSQIEVTVGTQVTRGQRIATVVDPSQLRVTVEIPGSDLEKITHNAQVSFTTSLMEKAEDLSFEGISPLVNPTTGTATANLLFKNKNPRLSAGSIGKIQVTLKNGSAIRVSEQAVVYKGAVPYVRIVDDKNIAKYKAVELGTRQAGLVEIKKGLTANDNLIERASQYVQDNKAVKIEKD from the coding sequence ATGAAGGCGTGGGGCTTTGCGGGTCTGCTTTTAGCGGGATCTGTTTCATGGGCGGCGACAGACACAATTCCTGTGGTGCAAATTAAAAAAGTTGAACTCACGGAAAACTCTGAGTCTTTGTCTTACCCTGCCCGCGTAGAATCCCGTGTGAGCGGCGCCATCCTTGCCGAAGTTGAAGGCGTTGTCCGTGATGTGGTAACACTCGGGACACACGTTAAGAAAGGCCAAGTGCTTTTTAAAATTCAGCAGCTTGATCCGGTTTACCAGTATGCTCCGGCAAAGATCGTTGCTCCGGTGAGTGGCGTTGTCAGCCAAATCGAAGTGACTGTGGGCACGCAAGTGACTCGCGGTCAGCGCATCGCCACTGTTGTGGACCCTAGTCAGTTGCGCGTGACAGTTGAAATTCCAGGAAGCGATCTTGAAAAGATCACTCACAATGCGCAAGTTTCTTTCACGACAAGCCTCATGGAAAAAGCGGAAGACCTGTCTTTCGAAGGTATCAGCCCGCTGGTGAACCCAACAACAGGCACGGCAACAGCGAACTTGCTTTTCAAGAACAAAAACCCGCGTCTTTCCGCAGGCAGCATCGGCAAAATCCAAGTCACTTTGAAAAACGGCTCTGCGATCCGCGTATCTGAGCAGGCTGTGGTGTATAAGGGCGCAGTCCCTTACGTGCGCATTGTTGATGACAAAAATATCGCAAAGTACAAGGCGGTGGAGCTCGGCACTCGCCAAGCCGGCCTTGTTGAAATCAAAAAGGGCCTGACTGCGAACGACAATCTGATCGAGCGTGCCAGCCAGTACGTTCAAGATAATAAAGCTGTTAAGATCGAAAAAGACTAA
- the ccoS gene encoding cbb3-type cytochrome oxidase assembly protein CcoS encodes MNILALMIPMALILGFGFAAAFFWATARGQFDDVETPAHRILLDDPQERTEREKPRNS; translated from the coding sequence ATGAATATTCTTGCACTGATGATCCCGATGGCACTGATCCTTGGCTTTGGCTTTGCGGCAGCCTTTTTCTGGGCCACCGCCCGAGGACAGTTTGATGACGTTGAAACTCCAGCACACAGAATTTTATTAGATGATCCACAAGAAAGGACTGAACGTGAAAAACCCCGCAATTCATAA
- a CDS encoding cbb3-type cytochrome c oxidase subunit 3, producing the protein MKQDGLAFFTDTHLTALGLVIFFGFFIGVLIWTSLKENKANYQKMEKIPLIDGDN; encoded by the coding sequence ATGAAACAAGATGGATTAGCTTTTTTCACTGACACTCATTTAACAGCTCTCGGCTTGGTGATCTTTTTTGGTTTCTTCATCGGCGTCCTCATCTGGACGTCGCTGAAAGAGAACAAAGCGAATTACCAAAAGATGGAAAAAATCCCTTTGATTGACGGAGACAACTAA
- the ccoN gene encoding cytochrome-c oxidase, cbb3-type subunit I, whose product MIHKKGLNVKNPAIHNDTILEKILYDDDIVKKFLLATMIWAGAAFIFGLIAALQLAWWPMNMNLEWVTFGRLRPLHTNAAIFAFAGNAIFAGIYHSSQRLLKTRLFSDALSRLHFWGWQLIIISAAITLPLGYSQSKEYAELEWPIDIAIAVIWVVFAVNFFGTISKRRERHLYVAIWFYIATIITVATLHIVNSIEIPVSFLQSYPVYAGIQDALVQWWYGHNAVAFFLTTPFLGLMYYYVPKAANRPVYSYQLSIIHFWSLVFIYIWAGPHHLLYTSLPEWAQTLGMVFSLMLWAPSWGGMINGLLTLRGAWHLLRTDPIIKFFVTALTFYGMATFEGPLLSIKSVSALGHYTDWIIGHVHAGALGWNGMLTFGMIYFLVPRLWRTKLYSEKLATNHFWIATLGILLYYISMVTAGITEGLMWRALTPEGKLVYPDFIETVVRIVPLYWVRALGGALFIVGFFMMIYNVYKTIKSAPAEQSDSEAHVPMRHAVFAKPDTKEGHSKLEGMATVFSVLAFVAIAVGSIIEIYPTLSLHKYITPTNMIEPYTPLELAGRDIYVSEGCYVCHSQQIRPIAAEVLRYGKASTVEESMYDHPFQWGSKRIGPDIARVGKKYPNLWHFQHMIDPRAVTPKSIMPSYSWMVEKDTDFIMLRKKLSVMKMLGVPYDDETVANADIKAQKEAMIIAEDLKANGVNIPKLEKKQIVALIAYLQALGQKGKQP is encoded by the coding sequence ATGATCCACAAGAAAGGACTGAACGTGAAAAACCCCGCAATTCATAACGACACGATTCTGGAGAAAATCTTGTACGATGATGACATCGTTAAAAAGTTTCTCCTAGCAACAATGATTTGGGCCGGAGCCGCCTTTATTTTCGGCTTGATCGCAGCTCTACAATTGGCCTGGTGGCCGATGAATATGAATTTGGAGTGGGTGACTTTTGGTCGTCTTCGTCCGCTTCACACCAATGCCGCGATCTTTGCTTTTGCCGGGAATGCGATCTTTGCCGGGATTTATCACTCGTCGCAAAGACTTCTGAAAACGCGCCTATTCTCAGATGCGCTAAGCCGCCTGCACTTCTGGGGCTGGCAATTGATCATTATTTCCGCCGCGATCACTTTGCCGCTGGGTTATTCCCAGTCCAAAGAATATGCAGAGCTTGAATGGCCCATCGATATCGCGATTGCCGTGATTTGGGTTGTGTTTGCTGTGAACTTCTTTGGGACCATCAGCAAGCGTCGCGAAAGACATCTGTATGTTGCGATTTGGTTCTATATCGCAACCATTATCACTGTCGCCACCCTGCACATCGTGAATTCGATTGAAATCCCCGTGAGCTTCTTGCAAAGCTATCCGGTGTATGCGGGTATTCAGGATGCGCTTGTGCAATGGTGGTACGGTCACAATGCGGTGGCTTTCTTCCTCACAACTCCGTTCTTGGGACTCATGTATTACTACGTACCGAAGGCGGCCAATCGCCCGGTGTACTCTTATCAGCTTTCGATCATTCACTTCTGGTCGCTGGTATTTATCTATATCTGGGCCGGTCCTCACCACTTGCTTTACACTTCACTGCCTGAATGGGCGCAAACTCTGGGCATGGTTTTTAGTTTGATGCTCTGGGCCCCAAGCTGGGGTGGCATGATCAACGGCTTGCTCACCCTGCGCGGCGCTTGGCACTTGCTCAGAACCGATCCGATCATCAAGTTCTTTGTGACGGCTTTGACTTTCTACGGGATGGCGACTTTCGAAGGCCCGTTGCTCTCGATTAAATCCGTCAGTGCTTTGGGTCACTACACAGACTGGATTATCGGTCACGTTCACGCCGGAGCCCTTGGCTGGAACGGAATGCTGACTTTCGGTATGATTTACTTCTTGGTGCCTCGTCTCTGGAGAACAAAACTTTACTCTGAGAAATTGGCAACCAATCACTTCTGGATCGCGACTCTCGGGATTTTGCTCTATTATATTTCAATGGTGACCGCAGGGATTACTGAAGGTCTCATGTGGCGCGCGCTGACTCCAGAAGGCAAACTGGTTTATCCGGACTTTATTGAAACGGTTGTGCGTATCGTACCACTTTATTGGGTGCGTGCTCTTGGTGGAGCTTTGTTCATCGTCGGTTTCTTCATGATGATTTACAATGTCTACAAAACGATCAAGTCCGCGCCGGCAGAACAGTCTGATAGCGAAGCCCACGTGCCAATGCGCCACGCGGTTTTTGCAAAGCCTGACACAAAAGAAGGTCACAGCAAACTTGAAGGCATGGCCACTGTGTTCTCAGTTTTAGCTTTTGTTGCCATTGCTGTCGGCAGTATCATTGAGATTTACCCAACTCTGTCATTGCATAAATACATCACGCCCACCAATATGATTGAGCCTTACACTCCGCTGGAGCTTGCTGGCCGTGATATTTATGTCAGCGAAGGTTGTTATGTCTGCCACTCGCAGCAGATCCGCCCGATCGCTGCTGAAGTTCTCCGTTACGGAAAAGCTTCGACGGTTGAAGAGTCTATGTACGATCATCCATTCCAATGGGGATCAAAACGTATCGGTCCGGACATCGCTCGTGTGGGTAAGAAGTATCCAAATCTCTGGCACTTTCAACACATGATCGATCCCCGTGCGGTGACGCCGAAATCGATTATGCCGTCTTATAGCTGGATGGTGGAAAAGGACACGGACTTTATCATGCTTCGGAAGAAACTCTCAGTCATGAAAATGCTGGGTGTGCCTTATGATGATGAAACTGTCGCCAACGCCGACATCAAAGCTCAGAAAGAAGCGATGATCATCGCTGAAGATCTGAAAGCCAATGGCGTGAATATTCCGAAACTCGAGAAAAAACAAATCGTTGCTCTCATTGCTTACTTGCAAGCACTGGGACAAAAAGGAAAACAGCCATGA
- the ccoG gene encoding cytochrome c oxidase accessory protein CcoG: MALDPERLTSIDEFGDRTYIIPAEVRGFFHKHRRWTQFILLAIFLGLPWTQINGEQSILLNIPARKFAIFGITFWAHDAPLIFFVLATLTLGLAFVTSIWGRVWCGWACPQTVFIDAIFRRIEQLVQGNYIQRRQLRQADMSFKKFIKLTLTWILFTVVSSLIAHSFAAYFVGSEALIKMIQESPSQQWDTFLFVSFMTAAVLFDFGWFREQFCIIMCPYGRFQSVLLDQKSLAIVYDESRGEPRKGKVPPGEKQGDCVSCNRCVQVCPTGIDIRKGLQMECIACTACADACDEIMTKVKKPTGLIGYKTLDRSPVSLKKPRSIIYMVAILLSVSGLAYNVATREKAQVFVLRAKEAPYTQIKNDTGEDLILNHFRLQIQNQNFKKAIYLLRPPTDWAAQGIELTVAQNPLDIEPGKMTEWHFFVRFKPSLVAKTGQLKTKILLHDQNEVEKPFEAEKEIILVGPKQ; the protein is encoded by the coding sequence ATGGCTTTAGATCCGGAGAGACTCACAAGTATCGATGAATTCGGCGACCGCACGTATATCATTCCTGCAGAAGTGCGGGGCTTTTTTCATAAGCATCGTCGCTGGACACAGTTTATCCTGCTTGCAATCTTTCTGGGTCTGCCTTGGACGCAAATCAACGGTGAGCAAAGTATTTTACTCAACATCCCCGCCCGCAAGTTTGCGATTTTCGGAATCACTTTCTGGGCCCACGATGCGCCGTTGATTTTCTTTGTCCTGGCAACACTCACTCTGGGGCTGGCCTTTGTGACTTCGATCTGGGGCCGTGTGTGGTGCGGCTGGGCCTGCCCGCAGACGGTTTTTATTGATGCGATTTTCCGCCGCATTGAACAGCTCGTCCAAGGAAATTACATTCAACGCCGCCAGCTTCGCCAAGCAGACATGAGTTTCAAAAAATTTATAAAGCTCACTCTGACCTGGATTCTTTTTACTGTGGTTTCATCTCTCATCGCACATAGCTTTGCGGCCTACTTCGTCGGATCCGAGGCCCTCATAAAAATGATCCAAGAAAGCCCGTCACAGCAATGGGATACCTTCTTGTTCGTGAGTTTTATGACAGCCGCCGTGCTATTTGACTTTGGCTGGTTCCGTGAACAGTTCTGCATCATCATGTGTCCTTACGGGCGTTTTCAAAGCGTCCTGCTGGACCAAAAATCGCTCGCGATTGTCTATGACGAATCCCGTGGCGAACCACGCAAAGGAAAAGTTCCTCCAGGAGAAAAACAAGGCGATTGCGTGAGCTGCAATCGCTGTGTGCAAGTCTGCCCGACAGGAATTGATATTCGCAAAGGCCTGCAAATGGAGTGCATCGCCTGCACAGCGTGCGCGGATGCCTGCGATGAGATCATGACGAAAGTCAAAAAACCGACAGGACTCATTGGTTACAAAACACTTGATCGCAGCCCGGTGAGTTTGAAAAAACCACGCTCGATCATTTACATGGTCGCCATTCTTCTTTCTGTCTCGGGTTTGGCTTACAATGTGGCCACTCGTGAAAAAGCGCAGGTCTTTGTTCTGCGTGCAAAAGAAGCCCCTTATACACAAATCAAAAATGACACCGGCGAAGACCTGATCCTCAATCACTTCCGCTTGCAGATTCAGAATCAAAACTTCAAGAAGGCCATCTATCTGCTGCGCCCGCCGACAGACTGGGCCGCTCAAGGCATTGAACTCACCGTGGCGCAAAATCCGCTCGATATTGAACCAGGCAAAATGACAGAGTGGCACTTCTTTGTGCGCTTTAAACCAAGCCTCGTCGCAAAAACCGGTCAGCTCAAAACAAAGATCCTTCTGCATGATCAAAATGAAGTTGAAAAACCGTTTGAAGCCGAAAAAGAAATTATTCTTGTAGGACCCAAACAATGA